The Candidatus Edwardsbacteria bacterium region GATTTTTTTCCTGGGACACGAACACCTTCTGGGTGCGGAAAACCGTTTCGTATTCCTCCCTGACCTGCTGGGTCAGGAAGGGGCACACCTCGAAGACGTCCTTGTTTATGACCTCCGGGGTAAGCTTCAGGTCCCGGCACCACTGCATGAACAACCGGTTGGCTAAAATGATCCTCAGGTCGCGATCCACCACATGGATGGCATCCCCCAGCGAATCGATGGTGGTGCGGTACTGGTATTCGCTGGACCTCAGGGCTTCCTCGGCCCGGCTCTTCTCGGTGATATCCTCCACCGTGCCCTCGTAATACAAGGTATTGCCGGAGGGGTCCCTTACGGCATGGGCGTTCTCCCTGGAGACCATCAGGCTGCCGTCTTTGCGGCGCCATTCGCTTATCAAATTGCTTACCGTTCCGTCCTTTTCTATCTGATCCAGGAACTGCTGGCGTATCTTCATATCCGCATAACCCTCGTTGGCTATGTCCCGATGCATCAGCTCCTCTGCCGAGGAGTAGCCCAGCATCCGGACCAGGGCCGGATTGACCATCAGCACCTTCCCCTCCGGGGTGCTGCGGTAAATGCCCTCGGCCACTCCGTCGAAGATCTGGCGGTATTGGTTCTCCGAGTCCTTGAGTTTTTTCTCGGCCAGCTTGCGCCCAGTGATATCGCGACACAGCGTCAATATCACCGGGCCAGACCCTCTCTGCACAACCGTAGCATTGATCTCGATTGGGATGATGGTCCCGTCGCGATGCTGATAGTCTATCTCCAGCATCCGCACCGATCCCCCCCGGACGCAATTTTCAACTTCCTTCTGGTTACGCTGCAGGTCGTGGGGCGCAGTCCATTCCGTAACCGGCCGGCCTAGGATCTCATGGAGGGTGCTGAATCCGGCCATTCGCACATATTCCGCGTTGGCGTCTTGAACCCTGCCTGCGGCGTCTATGACCACAAACCCGGTATCGGTGGCCTCGATCAGGCCGCTGTACATCTCCTTGGTCTCCTGCAGGGCCTCCTCGGCCAGCTTGCGCTGGCTGATATCCTGATGGAAGCCTAAAAAGTATGATTGCTCCCCTACTCGAATGACGCTGCATGAAACCTGCAGGAAGAAGGGGTGGCCGTCCTTGTGGAAATGCTCCACCTCGAAGTGCAATGCCTCTCCGTCTATCATCCTCCGCAGGCGTTCCGGAGCCAGCTTCGCAGACCCTGGAGTGTCCAGGTCCTCCAGACGGATGTGCTCCATCTCCGCCCGGCTGCCGTAACCGTGCATTCGAGCGAATGAGTCGTTGACTATGAGCCGGGAGCCATCGATCGACATGAACATGATGCCGTCCGAGGCTTGATCGAAGAGGGCCCGGTAATTGGCCTCCGATTCTTTCAGTTTCTCCTGGGCCTGCTTGCTCTCGGTGATGTCGATCTCAATGCCGTCCCACAACAGGTGCTTATTGGGCAGCCGCCGGGGCGAGGATATGAAAAGAGACCACCGGACCATACCGGATGGCTTCCGCATGCGCACTTCGGCGCTTAAGGAGGACATCTGCTTCACGGCGGCCGCCTCGCGCTCGACAAGCATCTCCCTGTCCTCCTGGGCCACCTGCCCGTAAATGGCCTCGGCGTCTTCCATAACCTCCTGGGCAGTGACCCCGTGCAGGTGCTCAACCCCGGCACTGATGTAGGTGAAATTCCTTTGCTGTCCGTCCACCCCCGAATCTATCTGGTAGACCAAGCCGTTGGGGATATTGTCGCTCAGCGCCACCAGGCGGGTCTCGGTTTCCCGCAGCGCCTCCTCGGCCAGCTTGCTCTCGGTGATGTCCCGGACCGCGGTGATGACCCGGACCACTTTGCCGTTCTCTGATATGGGTATCTTCCTGGTCTCGGTGATTATCCGGTTTTTGTTGACGCTGTTCTCCTCGATGGTGACCATCACCTTGCCGCCCTGGAACACCTTTTGGTATTCCTTCAGCACTTTGTCCTTGGGCAGGTAGGGATAGATGTCAAAGATGTTCCGGCCCACCGCTTCGCTGGTCAGACCCATCCTTTTGTTCCAGTCCTTGAACGCCTGGTTGGTGAGCATTATCGACAGCTTGGCGTCCACCACATGGATGCTGTCCCCCAGGGAATCGATGGTGGAGCGGTACTGGTACTCCGAGGTGTGCAGGGCGTCCTCGGCTCTCTTGCGCTCGCTGATATCGCTGATGAACCCCTCCAGGGCCTGCAGGGATCCCTTGTCGTCATAGACCCCCTGGCCCTGCTCCCAGACCCATTTCTCGGTGCCGTCCCGGGCGATTATCCGGTAGATCAGCTGGTAGGCTTGCTTCTTCTGGACCGCGTTCTGGATCTCATCCCACACCATCTCCCGGTCCTGGGGATGTATCATCTGGGAAAAGGATACGGCCTTATTGGCGATGATCTCGTCCGGCTGGTAGCCGGTCAGCTCCCGGCAGCCCTGGTTGGTGATCTCCATGGGCCAGTCCTTGTCGTTCCGGCAGCGGTATACCATCCCCGGCAGGTTCCCCATCAGGGTCTCCAGCTTGCGCCGGCTCTCCTCCAGCTGCTCATGGGCCAAACGGTTTTCGGTGGCATCGTCGGCCACCGCCAGCAGGCCCCATTGGGTGGGATATACCGCTACCTTCAGGTAGCGGTTGTTGAATTTTCCCTCGACCTGCTGGGGCTGGCCGGTCTCCAGGCATTTCCGGTACGCCTGGTAGGACTTGGTGGCCTTGAAGCTGGGATACACCTCCAGAAGCTTCTGGCCCACCAGCTCCCGGATCTGCTTGCCGATGATGTCGAAATATCCTTTGTTGCAGTACAGCACCCTCATCTCCTGGTCCAGCGCCAGGATCGGGGAATGAATGCTGTCCAGCAGCAACCGGTGCTTCTCCTCGCTGTCCTTGAGGGCCGCCTCCATCCGTTTCCGCTCCCCCACGTCCCTGATGGTGCTGACGAAGAAGGCCGAATCGCTGCCGGCCTCCCGCACCAGGCTGATGGTGGCCTCGGCCAGTATCCGGGCGCCCTTCTTCCCGACCAGGATGAAGGACAGGTCCCGGAAGGAGCCGTTCTTCAGGATGTGCTTTTTGATCTCCGAGAACCTTTCCCGGCTGATGTTATCCACCATGGAGATGATGTTGGCCTGGCCCGGCTCCAGCGGCCCCGCCATCCCCAGCATCTTCAGGGCGGCCTGGTTGCAGTCCCGGATGTTGCCGTCCAGGTCGGATACGATCAGGGCGTCGGGGGAGGAATCGAAGATGCTTTTGACGATGTCCCGTTCGTCCACCAGGCGGTCCTCGACCTGCTTCAGGTCGGTGATGTCCACCAGATACCCGATGCCCTCGGAAGGCTGCCCCTTGTTCCCGAAGATTATCCTCATGCCGTCCCGGATCCAGCGGTAGCCTCCGTCCTTGTGGCGCAGCCGGTATTCGAATATGTGATGCCCCTGGCGCAGCAGTATCCTCTCGTCCGCCTTGAACTTTTTGATGTCATCGGGATGGATCCGCTCGGTCCAGAAGTGGTCCTCCTTCAGGAATTCCTCGGCCCCGTAGCCCAGCACGCTGCTGACGTTCTCGCTGACGTAGGTCACCTGAAAGTCCTTCTCGGGAATCACGCTGTAGATCACGGCCGGGCTGGCCGTCAGCAGGTGCTTCAGCCTTAGCTGGATCTTTTGCAGCTCGTCGCTGTATGCCTTACTGTCGCTGATATCGACCACCACCCCCCGGAATCCGTCAAACTTCCCGTTCTTTAAAATCGGGGTGGCATAGATGCTGGCGGAGAACCTCCGTCCGTCCTTGGTCAGGGCGGTGTATCCCTGTTCCTCGGCCTCGCCCCCCTGGGCCCGCCGGTTGAAGTTCTCCCGGGCCCTTTTCCGGTCCTCGGGGATGACCATCTGGAATATGTTCAGCCCCCGGTCCAGGTCGGCCCGGTGGTAGGCGAATTTTTCCAGGGCCACCAGGTTGCCGTAGGTCAAGTTCCCGGAGCGATCGGTCTCGAAGACCGCCTGGGGCAGAGAGTCGGCCAATTCCCGGTATTTCAGCTCGCTTTCCTTAAGGGTGGCCTGGGATAGTTTGAGCGCCAGCTCGCTGTTCTTCCTTTCGGTGATGTTGCGCGAATTTATGACCAGGCCGTTTACCGCTGGATTGTTTAACAGATTGATGCCGGTGGCGTCCAGGGTTTGCCAGGATCCGTTCTTGTGCCTGAACCTCAGCTCCAGCCTGATTGATTTCCCGGGAGCCAGCAGCTCCTGGTTGAACCTCACTATCAACCCCGGGACATCCTCGGGATGGATGAAATCGAACACATTTTTTCCCACCAGCTCCTCGGGCTGGTAGCCCAGTTCCTGGGCGGCCGAAAGACTTTTGAATTTG contains the following coding sequences:
- a CDS encoding PAS domain S-box protein, with product MKKKDPKAKRPKATSSAKGQSKKKTAVAAAVVPCSDVVLNNISDNIIQLDMHNRVTWANQAAVASLGRKADDIIGQQCYRLWGRTSSDCRDCPTVLARKSGTIQSKEMVSKDGRVWQVSSHPIKDDKGKVVSVVEVSRDITENMRILERETRLLKDKGAISEIAMQLAKTTDEGQIFKLISQGISKLAGNAVTAVSSFDSSDSSLTVRELGGSLASLKKINELLGKKAGRLKFSDIPPRIIKNFRMGRLQTLKGGLSEASFGGFTAKLINALISGLGIAQVYGMGLYCGQHILGAVIICQLGRDDELSQDLMENFINQSAMALARVRTEEDIKFTQDYFKAIIDNTSEIITILDAEGIIKFKSLSAAQELGYQPEELVGKNVFDFIHPEDVPGLIVRFNQELLAPGKSIRLELRFRHKNGSWQTLDATGINLLNNPAVNGLVINSRNITERKNSELALKLSQATLKESELKYRELADSLPQAVFETDRSGNLTYGNLVALEKFAYHRADLDRGLNIFQMVIPEDRKRARENFNRRAQGGEAEEQGYTALTKDGRRFSASIYATPILKNGKFDGFRGVVVDISDSKAYSDELQKIQLRLKHLLTASPAVIYSVIPEKDFQVTYVSENVSSVLGYGAEEFLKEDHFWTERIHPDDIKKFKADERILLRQGHHIFEYRLRHKDGGYRWIRDGMRIIFGNKGQPSEGIGYLVDITDLKQVEDRLVDERDIVKSIFDSSPDALIVSDLDGNIRDCNQAALKMLGMAGPLEPGQANIISMVDNISRERFSEIKKHILKNGSFRDLSFILVGKKGARILAEATISLVREAGSDSAFFVSTIRDVGERKRMEAALKDSEEKHRLLLDSIHSPILALDQEMRVLYCNKGYFDIIGKQIRELVGQKLLEVYPSFKATKSYQAYRKCLETGQPQQVEGKFNNRYLKVAVYPTQWGLLAVADDATENRLAHEQLEESRRKLETLMGNLPGMVYRCRNDKDWPMEITNQGCRELTGYQPDEIIANKAVSFSQMIHPQDREMVWDEIQNAVQKKQAYQLIYRIIARDGTEKWVWEQGQGVYDDKGSLQALEGFISDISERKRAEDALHTSEYQYRSTIDSLGDSIHVVDAKLSIMLTNQAFKDWNKRMGLTSEAVGRNIFDIYPYLPKDKVLKEYQKVFQGGKVMVTIEENSVNKNRIITETRKIPISENGKVVRVITAVRDITESKLAEEALRETETRLVALSDNIPNGLVYQIDSGVDGQQRNFTYISAGVEHLHGVTAQEVMEDAEAIYGQVAQEDREMLVEREAAAVKQMSSLSAEVRMRKPSGMVRWSLFISSPRRLPNKHLLWDGIEIDITESKQAQEKLKESEANYRALFDQASDGIMFMSIDGSRLIVNDSFARMHGYGSRAEMEHIRLEDLDTPGSAKLAPERLRRMIDGEALHFEVEHFHKDGHPFFLQVSCSVIRVGEQSYFLGFHQDISQRKLAEEALQETKEMYSGLIEATDTGFVVIDAAGRVQDANAEYVRMAGFSTLHEILGRPVTEWTAPHDLQRNQKEVENCVRGGSVRMLEIDYQHRDGTIIPIEINATVVQRGSGPVILTLCRDITGRKLAEKKLKDSENQYRQIFDGVAEGIYRSTPEGKVLMVNPALVRMLGYSSAEELMHRDIANEGYADMKIRQQFLDQIEKDGTVSNLISEWRRKDGSLMVSRENAHAVRDPSGNTLYYEGTVEDITEKSRAEEALRSSEYQYRTTIDSLGDAIHVVDRDLRIILANRLFMQWCRDLKLTPEVINKDVFEVCPFLTQQVREEYETVFRTQKVFVSQEKNQVAGRSIFTETRKVPILENDRVIRVITMIRDITEQKEAESAGKQNEQRYKILADSSPDLVFVIDRRARIKYANNRAASVVGLAGEQAIGRNLAEFFPQHINQVQQEQLLGVFEKGRAAHYELPTPVGDRMMWLETWLVPLNDESGMVHEVMGVCRDLTDRINMENALKDSEEKYRQIFEGISEGIYRSTNEGKLLFANPSLIRMLGYKSPEDVQGLDLNNSVYLDKKTRERFIRQIEQNGEVMGFEAELRSKDGTVRTVRENARLVKDESGRPLYYEGTLEDITVRKKAELSLKSEKDKLEHLFKVGLAVARAQTLQEKLDLTIKGIADCRLFHKAVMVLEDNGCRSHIAQYGLRAEEVENIEKSPVNDAQHKAKIFLDKYRRSNSYFIPHSDAEVHKYFAARFVSQNYQSNGTWHRDDVLIVPLVIKGVNVGYLSVDEPWDGNIPGIETVHLLELFANQAAIAIENIRLYNDLERSYYDTLKAFVAAMDAKDPYTKGHSENVRHYALKIARHIGLSEDKLRLVDYSSLLHDIGKLGIREDILAKPDVLSTAEFQEVKLHPVIGSRLVLEIDALSHTGEVIYCHHEYYDGSGYPRGIKGDDIPLEARIIAVADAFEAMTSDRPYRKAFSFQVALQRLQDAAGTQFDHKIVNAFTELFRRESGIKEGE